One Melospiza melodia melodia isolate bMelMel2 chromosome 1, bMelMel2.pri, whole genome shotgun sequence genomic window carries:
- the IRX4 gene encoding iroquois-class homeodomain protein IRX-4: protein MSYPQFGYPYSSAPQFLMSTNSLTTCCESSSRTLAETGAAASAQTPVYCPVYESRLLATARHELNSAAALGVYGGPYAGPQGYGNYVTYGTEAPAFYSLNSLEAKDGSGSAHAGIAPAAAYYPYDHTLSQYQYDRYGTMDGGTRRKNATRETTSTLKAWLQEHRKNPYPTKGEKIMLAIITKMTLTQVSTWFANARRRLKKENKMTWPPRNKCSDEKRPYEEEEEEEEEGSQEEAMKSGKAEEPTGKEEKELELSDLEDLDAAESESSECELRRPFPHSLPHPHPHPLPLQGGSLPPRPAELPAKMPPPAAAGEEEEEEEAAAERARSCLKTAAEECGPDPLGARQRGCESKMCFQQGQQLLEAKPRIWSLAHTATSLNQAEYPSCMLKRPGGSAAAAAPAPVSVMDRHQDSPVTNLRNWVDGVFHDPLFRHSTLNQALSNTTVSWATTKGAILETGALGRAVGNGANVLKGQLSNLAHHDSNKEFLAFPKSGSKMFCS, encoded by the exons ATGTCCTATCCTCAGTTTGGCTACCCTTACTCCTCTGCACCCCAG TTCCTGATGAGCACCAACTCCCTGACGACCTGCTGCGAGTCCAGCAGCCGCACGCTGGCGGAGACGGGGGCGGCCGCCTCGGCGCAGACGCCCGTGTACTGCCCGGTGTACGAGAGCCGCCTGCTCGCCACCGCCCGCCACGAGCTCAACTCCGCCGCCGCCCTGGGCGTCTACGGCGGGCCCTACGCCGGGCCCCAGGGCTATGGAAACTACGTGACCTACGGGACAGAGGCTCCCGCCTTCTACTCCCTG AACAGTTTGGAGGCGAAGGACGGGAGCGGCTCTGCGCATGCGGGCATCGCCCCCGCGGCTGCCTACTACCCCTACGATCACACCCTCAGCCAGTACCAGTACGACAG GTACGGGACGATGGACGGCGGGACGCGGAGGAAAAACGCCACCCGAGAGACGACCAGCACGCTGAAGGCCTGGCTGCAGGAGCACCGCAAGAACCCCTACCCCACCAAGGGCGAGAAGATCATGCTGGCCATCATCACCAAGATGACCCTCACCCAGGTCTCCACCTGGTTCGCCAACGCCCGCCGGCGGCTCAAGAAGGAGAACAAGATGACCTGGCCGCCGCGGAACAAGTGCTCTGACGAGAAGCGGCCctacgaggaagaggaggaggaggaggaggagggttcgCAGGAAGAGGCGATGAAGAGCGGGAAAGCCGAGG aACCCACGGgcaaggaggagaaggagctggagctCAGCGACCTGGAGGACTTGGACGCCGCCGAGTCGGAGAGCTCGGAGTGCGAGCTGCGGCGACCCTTCCCACACTCGCTCCCGCACCCGCACCCGCACCCGCTCCCGCTCCAGGGCGGCAGCCTCCCGCCGCGGCCCGCCGAGCTCCCCGCCAAgatgccgccgcccgccgccgccggggaggaggaggaggaggaggaggcggcggcagAGCGGGCGCGGAGCTGCCTGAAGACGGCGGCGGAGGAGTGCGGCCCCGACCCGCTgggcgctcggcagcgcggctGCGAGTCCAAGATGTGCTTccagcaggggcagcagctgctggaggcgAAGCCCAGGATTTGGTCCCTGGCGCACACCGCCACCTCCCTCAACCAGGCCGAGTACCCCTCCTGCATGCTGAAACGGCCCGGGggctcggccgccgccgccgctcccgccccggtCAGCGTCATGGACAGGCACCAGGATTCGCCGGTGACCAACCTCAGGAACTGGGTGGACGGGGTGTTTCACGACCCCCTGTTCAGGCACAGTACTTTAAACCAAGCCCTGAGCAACACAACAGTTTCCTGGGCTACCACCAAAGGAGCCATTCTGGAAACGGGCGCCTTGGGACGCGCGGTGGGGAACGGCGCCAATGTGCTCAAGGGGCAGCTCTCAAACCTGGCCCACCATGACTCAAACAAAGAGTTTCTGGCGTTTCCCAAATCAGGAAGCAAAATGTTTTGTTCCTAA